The following are encoded in a window of Gordonia sp. KTR9 genomic DNA:
- a CDS encoding LppU/SCO3897 family protein: protein MYPPHPGGQPPKKSRKGLWLLAGLFGFATVLALMIAVSVALEDPSDFENNVADTTEVRVGDCLTVGELAGELEVETVDCSYRGFHYAVAERVQTRNGCGIDYAAFWYEERPYAGARPRIEEVLCLAQVYQQGLCYSEPPTDVPNPLAKVNEVDCSRVTLVPGGTNYFKVDTKVAAAPECTEGQVEYFAAKPTPTGYCLTYFES from the coding sequence GTGTACCCGCCGCATCCCGGTGGTCAGCCACCGAAGAAGAGCCGCAAGGGATTATGGCTGTTAGCCGGGCTCTTCGGGTTCGCGACGGTGCTCGCCTTGATGATCGCGGTGAGCGTGGCCCTCGAGGACCCCAGCGACTTCGAAAACAACGTCGCCGACACCACCGAGGTGAGGGTGGGTGACTGTCTGACGGTAGGCGAACTCGCCGGGGAGCTCGAGGTCGAGACGGTCGACTGCAGCTACCGAGGGTTTCATTACGCAGTCGCGGAACGGGTGCAGACCCGAAACGGTTGTGGCATCGACTACGCCGCGTTCTGGTACGAGGAACGCCCGTACGCCGGCGCCCGCCCACGCATCGAGGAAGTACTGTGCCTCGCCCAGGTGTACCAGCAGGGGCTCTGCTACTCCGAACCACCAACGGATGTGCCAAACCCGTTAGCCAAGGTCAACGAGGTCGACTGTTCAAGGGTGACGCTGGTCCCTGGCGGTACGAACTACTTCAAGGTCGACACCAAGGTGGCCGCGGCTCCGGAATGCACAGAGGGACAGGTCGAGTACTTCGCAGCGAAGCCGACACCGACTGGCTATTGCCTGACGTACTTCGAGTCCTGA
- a CDS encoding IS3 family transposase (programmed frameshift), with product MAAPRKYSEELKDRATRMACEARRDPDSSRGAIKRIADQLGVHPEALRNWVRQAEIDGGVRPGTTSEDADRIAALERENRELRRANTILKQASAFFGGGDRPPTALIVEFVAAHRDEHGVDPICAALRDTSAQIAPSTVRAHLSPQKTEAPRVVRDRELLTQVRAVHADNLGVYGARKVHAQLRRQGHSAARCTVERLMKADGLQGIARLKTRKTTRSEGAETPRPADRVNRQFTAAAPNALWVADLTYIRTHSGWVYAAFVLDVFSRMVVGWQVSTTMHTDLALDALNMGLWARSRAGHDVAGLIHHSDRGVQYRAIRYTERLAEAEAVTSVGSKGDSYDNAMAEAFNSLFKAECIRNPVMRPRGGWAGVGEVEIAVAEYVEWFNHRRLHGEIGHVPPVEYESAYWSTHTVTSYRENPVPANAGTN from the exons ATGGCAGCACCACGCAAGTACAGTGAGGAACTCAAGGACCGGGCCACCCGGATGGCATGTGAAGCGCGACGAGATCCCGATTCGTCGAGAGGTGCGATCAAGCGGATCGCCGATCAGCTCGGAGTCCATCCCGAGGCGTTGCGCAATTGGGTTCGTCAGGCCGAGATCGACGGCGGGGTCCGCCCGGGCACCACGAGTGAGGACGCTGACCGCATCGCGGCGTTGGAGCGGGAGAACCGTGAACTGCGGCGAGCGAACACGATCTTGAAGCAGGCTTCGGCTTTCTTTG GCGGCGGAGATCGACCGCCCACAGCGCTGATCGTGGAGTTCGTCGCGGCTCACCGCGATGAACACGGAGTCGATCCGATCTGTGCGGCATTGCGCGATACGTCCGCCCAGATCGCTCCGTCCACGGTACGAGCCCACCTGAGCCCCCAGAAGACCGAGGCGCCTCGTGTGGTGCGTGACCGGGAGCTCCTTACCCAGGTCCGCGCGGTGCATGCCGACAACCTCGGCGTCTACGGTGCCCGCAAGGTGCATGCCCAATTGCGCAGACAGGGCCATAGTGCTGCCCGCTGCACCGTCGAGCGATTGATGAAAGCCGACGGGCTGCAAGGGATAGCGAGACTCAAGACACGCAAGACCACGCGCAGCGAGGGAGCTGAAACACCCCGGCCGGCTGACCGGGTCAACCGTCAGTTCACCGCGGCGGCACCGAACGCGTTGTGGGTGGCGGACCTGACCTACATCCGCACCCACTCGGGCTGGGTGTACGCGGCGTTCGTCCTGGACGTGTTCTCGCGGATGGTCGTCGGCTGGCAGGTCTCGACCACCATGCACACCGACCTCGCCCTCGACGCCCTGAACATGGGATTGTGGGCACGGTCGCGTGCCGGCCACGACGTGGCCGGGCTGATCCACCACTCCGACCGCGGAGTGCAATACCGAGCCATCCGCTACACCGAACGACTGGCCGAAGCCGAAGCGGTGACATCTGTTGGCTCCAAAGGGGATTCATACGACAACGCGATGGCTGAGGCGTTCAACTCGCTGTTCAAAGCCGAATGCATCCGTAACCCCGTGATGCGCCCGCGAGGCGGCTGGGCAGGTGTGGGCGAGGTCGAGATCGCCGTCGCTGAGTACGTCGAATGGTTCAACCACCGCCGCCTGCACGGCGAGATCGGACACGTCCCACCCGTCGAGTACGAGAGCGCCTACTGGTCGACCCACACCGTCACCAGCTACCGTGAGAACCCGGTCCCCGCAAACGCTGGAACCAACTAA
- a CDS encoding acyl-CoA dehydrogenase family protein, with amino-acid sequence MCAAFIELLGSPEQRDATYRRVAQGSWTGNALSENNSHILDWKVRATPRDDGGYVLNGTKHFCSGALGSDLLLVFGVAQDDDSPERSGIITAVIPTDRGGVRPNNDWKALGMRRTDSGTTDFKDVQVLPHEVLGAPNSVITDFFGYRRASLFGPLVQLIFSHVYIGIAAEALDSAREYTLEHARPWTPAGVSEATQDPYVVRTFGELAIKLQGADAAARDASHAVQRIWEKGDALAPADRASLMVQVSGVKVLATEAGLSIGSRIFEVIGARGTHPRLGLDRFWRNIRTHSLHDPVAYKIADVGQYF; translated from the coding sequence GTGTGTGCAGCCTTCATCGAACTCCTCGGCTCGCCGGAGCAGCGCGACGCCACTTACCGCCGCGTGGCGCAGGGTTCCTGGACGGGGAACGCGTTGAGCGAGAACAACAGTCACATTCTCGACTGGAAGGTGCGTGCAACCCCACGCGACGACGGTGGTTACGTGCTGAACGGGACCAAGCATTTCTGTAGCGGGGCGCTCGGATCCGATCTGCTTCTGGTGTTTGGCGTGGCGCAGGATGATGACTCACCCGAGCGGTCGGGAATTATCACAGCGGTCATACCCACCGACCGAGGGGGAGTGCGTCCCAACAATGACTGGAAAGCCCTGGGGATGCGGCGGACCGACAGCGGTACAACGGACTTCAAAGATGTTCAAGTGCTTCCGCACGAGGTGTTGGGGGCTCCGAACAGCGTGATCACCGACTTTTTCGGCTATAGGCGCGCCAGCCTATTCGGCCCGTTGGTGCAACTGATCTTCTCGCACGTCTACATAGGAATTGCCGCCGAAGCGCTGGACTCCGCTCGCGAATACACGCTGGAGCACGCACGGCCATGGACCCCTGCGGGGGTTTCTGAGGCCACGCAGGATCCATACGTAGTTCGGACCTTTGGAGAGCTTGCGATTAAACTACAAGGCGCTGACGCGGCGGCCCGCGATGCGTCGCACGCGGTGCAGCGGATCTGGGAGAAGGGTGATGCTTTGGCACCCGCCGATCGGGCCTCGCTGATGGTTCAGGTGTCGGGGGTGAAGGTCTTGGCCACCGAGGCGGGTCTGTCTATAGGCAGCCGGATCTTCGAGGTCATCGGGGCGCGTGGGACACACCCGCGTTTGGGGCTGGACCGGTTCTGGCGCAACATCCGGACGCACAGCCTGCATGACCCGGTGGCCTACAAGATTGCCGACGTCGGCCAGTACTTCTAG
- a CDS encoding PaaI family thioesterase translates to MSAPTKLPAHSPSCMGCGPENASGLQLEVYRDGDRVFADHSFTTKHSGGPGLAHGGAISAACDDIMGFTLWIAGTPAVTRTLTVKYRRPVPLHVPVRLTACIDEDADHILHIGASGTVDGETYFSATGEFVKVDLMHFARYADTSTVDSFFVNLLRAD, encoded by the coding sequence ATGTCAGCACCCACCAAACTGCCCGCACACTCCCCATCGTGCATGGGCTGCGGGCCGGAGAATGCCAGCGGCCTGCAGCTCGAGGTGTACCGCGACGGCGACCGCGTTTTTGCCGATCACTCTTTCACCACCAAGCATTCCGGTGGACCAGGTTTGGCGCACGGAGGCGCTATCTCGGCCGCGTGCGACGACATCATGGGATTCACGCTGTGGATCGCCGGCACCCCGGCCGTCACGCGCACGTTGACCGTCAAGTACCGCCGACCGGTACCCCTCCACGTACCAGTACGTCTTACGGCGTGCATCGACGAGGACGCCGATCACATCCTGCACATCGGGGCGAGCGGGACTGTGGACGGCGAGACCTACTTTTCCGCCACCGGCGAGTTCGTGAAAGTCGATCTCATGCACTTCGCGCGCTACGCCGACACCTCCACGGTAGACAGCTTTTTCGTCAATCTTCTTCGCGCGGACTGA
- a CDS encoding helix-turn-helix domain-containing protein codes for MSLVESGMPPLAFAQLLDSGALGAAETRAFERIMAREGVDLAVVIARQGQVPVRWFHEVYPAMDSQQGFRLGVAFAEHAQLTSFGPISLPLVSAGSVVEVVQLLQFLPLISTALSTEFQHGDSGLTIALAGRTDSAGTDCFAVTYGGLAVLRLVDMLAGAVPSVELHLTCQAPADLIAVGEIGHRIVFNAPAAFVHIPAAVLYDVCRFSDPVAYRIGIAELRRVYEQRRPSSYTQLVRAQFDADPARADGARIAAELSISVSTLKRRLNAEGTTLRRLRQQFVQERATARLLDPGIGVGEIAAELGYSDAASFSHAFTRWVGCSPTRFRRAPANRQAAPGI; via the coding sequence ATGAGCCTTGTCGAGTCGGGGATGCCGCCGCTGGCGTTCGCCCAGCTCCTCGACAGCGGCGCCTTGGGCGCGGCGGAGACCCGAGCGTTCGAACGCATCATGGCCCGCGAGGGCGTCGATCTCGCGGTCGTCATTGCGCGACAGGGCCAAGTGCCTGTCCGGTGGTTTCACGAGGTGTATCCGGCGATGGATTCCCAGCAGGGATTCCGGTTGGGCGTAGCGTTCGCCGAGCACGCTCAGCTCACCTCGTTCGGCCCCATCAGTTTGCCGCTGGTCAGTGCGGGTTCCGTCGTCGAAGTTGTTCAACTGCTTCAGTTCTTGCCCCTGATATCGACCGCGCTGAGCACCGAGTTCCAGCACGGAGATTCTGGACTGACGATCGCTCTGGCCGGGCGCACCGACAGCGCCGGCACCGATTGTTTCGCCGTCACCTACGGTGGTCTGGCTGTCCTGCGGTTGGTGGACATGCTCGCCGGTGCCGTCCCCTCCGTGGAGCTTCATCTGACATGCCAGGCGCCGGCAGACCTGATCGCCGTGGGTGAGATCGGCCATCGGATCGTTTTCAACGCGCCCGCGGCGTTCGTGCACATACCGGCTGCCGTGCTCTACGACGTGTGCCGTTTCTCCGACCCCGTGGCCTACCGGATCGGTATTGCCGAGCTTCGACGCGTCTACGAACAGCGTAGGCCCAGTTCCTACACGCAGCTGGTCCGCGCACAGTTCGATGCCGACCCTGCCCGCGCTGACGGTGCTCGTATCGCGGCGGAGCTGTCGATATCGGTGAGCACACTCAAGCGACGCCTGAACGCCGAGGGCACCACCCTGCGTCGCCTGCGGCAGCAGTTCGTCCAAGAACGGGCCACCGCGCGACTGCTGGATCCGGGCATCGGTGTCGGCGAGATAGCCGCAGAACTGGGGTACTCCGACGCCGCCAGCTTCTCTCATGCGTTCACACGGTGGGTCGGATGCTCCCCGACGCGGTTTCGCCGCGCACCGGCGAATCGGCAGGCAGCGCCGGGCATCTGA
- a CDS encoding 2Fe-2S iron-sulfur cluster-binding protein, which translates to MATITYVTHDGEDYPAPVMPGRSLMQTAVDQAIPGIDGDCGGEAACGTCHVVVDSAWIDTVGHSTDVEEGMLSMHPEREANSRLSCQMTAREEWDGLTVHLPEFQL; encoded by the coding sequence ATGGCCACGATCACCTACGTGACCCACGACGGCGAGGACTACCCCGCGCCGGTGATGCCCGGCAGGTCACTGATGCAGACCGCGGTCGACCAGGCGATACCGGGCATTGATGGCGACTGTGGCGGTGAGGCGGCATGCGGAACCTGCCACGTCGTCGTCGACAGCGCGTGGATCGACACCGTCGGCCACAGCACAGACGTCGAAGAAGGCATGTTGAGCATGCACCCCGAGCGTGAGGCCAACTCGCGGCTGTCGTGTCAGATGACCGCGCGCGAAGAGTGGGACGGGTTGACCGTTCACCTCCCCGAGTTCCAGTTGTGA